The DNA window CGCGACGTTGCCGGCGCTCTTCGAGTAGGCCGGATTTCGTCCACAACCCGCCGGTATCCGAAGTTGTCCACATTCGCCGCATCGGCGCTCGCCCATCCCTTGCCGATCGGGCAGGCTTGAGGCAATCGCGGGCTCCATCCGCGACAGGCCTCGGCATTCGTGGCCGAGGCCCGGGGGGAGGGGGAGGCCCACCCGTTGGTGGGCCGGGCCGTCGCGAGAGTGGTGGCGGGGAGTGGGTTGACGGAGTATTGAACGAGCGTTTCGTCAACGTGGGTTGAGGATTCTCGGCAGCCCCGCCTTCCCAGGTTGAGCGATTGCCCTGGTGAGTGCCATCCGCGCAGCCACGGACGCTTGGTGGGCTTGGTATCGCGTCATGACTCGCGGCGCGCCAGTGATCGTGCGGAGCTGCTGTTCGGCCACGCCGCCAGCTGTATGCGGCAAGGTCGCCCGGCCCGCCGGCGCCGGTGGTGCGAGTCGCCTCAGAAGGTCGTGGTCAGGTCCTGGGTTTGGCCGGTCGAAGCCGCTCGGTAGGCCGACTCGATGATGTCGATCACGTGCCGCGCGTGCTCCGCCGTCACGATGGACGGCGAGCCGTCGCGGACCCAGTCGACGAGCTGCATGACGTCCTCGTAGACGTGCTGCTCCTCGATATCGCGGTGCACCCCCGTCACGTGCGGCAGCAGGGCCTGGTTGCCGTGGCCGCGCGCCGAACGTTCGTCGGGGTTGCGGCCGGGGAAGTCGAACGGTTCGCCGTTCAGCAGCAGGCCGTTGATGGTGCCCTTCGTTCCGTAGAAGGCGCCGCCCATGCCGCCGGTCATGCCGCCGGCGGCGGTGCCTGTCGCGACGCAGAACAGGTTGGCGCCGAAGTCGATCAGCACCGCGGTGTTGTCGTCCGCGTCGGTCTCCACGTCCCGGCCGCCGAACGAGCGCACCGGCACGCGGACGCCTGACATCGCCGTCACGCGCCGCGCTGGGCCGAGGATGCCGGTCACCGTGTGCAGCGAGTAGACCGTCATGTCGTACATCGGGCCGCCACCTGGCTTGCGGAAGTACCACGACGGGTCGATGTTCGACAGCACGTCGGACCCGCCGCGCACCGACTCGTCCTCGTGGTACGTGCCGAACGCCGCGCCGCAGCTCACCCAGGACAACGTCCCGATCGCGCCCGACGCGATCAGCTCGCGCGTACGCACGTGGTGCGGCCGCAGCATCTCACCCGGCGAAGCCACGATCCGCAGCGAGTTCGCCGCCGCGAGGTCGATCAGCTCCGAAGCCTCGGCGACCGTCACCGTCATCGTCTTGTTGAAGTGAACGTGCTTGCCCGCCTGCAAGGCCAACTTGCCCTGCTCGTAGTGCAAACCGATCGGCGACGCGATCGTGACGGCGTCGACGTCGCCGCGGGCGAGCAGGTCCTCGTACTCGGTGAACCCCTGCTCGACCCCGAACTTCGCCGCGGCCGCATCCGCCCGGCCGGGCACCGGGTCGCAGACCGCGGCGAGCTTCACCCGGTCCGCAAGATCGGGTTGACACAG is part of the Tenggerimyces flavus genome and encodes:
- a CDS encoding Gfo/Idh/MocA family protein, yielding MAAAVRMGVVGAGSISVRGILPHLCQPDLADRVKLAAVCDPVPGRADAAAAKFGVEQGFTEYEDLLARGDVDAVTIASPIGLHYEQGKLALQAGKHVHFNKTMTVTVAEASELIDLAAANSLRIVASPGEMLRPHHVRTRELIASGAIGTLSWVSCGAAFGTYHEDESVRGGSDVLSNIDPSWYFRKPGGGPMYDMTVYSLHTVTGILGPARRVTAMSGVRVPVRSFGGRDVETDADDNTAVLIDFGANLFCVATGTAAGGMTGGMGGAFYGTKGTINGLLLNGEPFDFPGRNPDERSARGHGNQALLPHVTGVHRDIEEQHVYEDVMQLVDWVRDGSPSIVTAEHARHVIDIIESAYRAASTGQTQDLTTTF